From Pseudoalteromonas sp. DL-6, one genomic window encodes:
- the sucC gene encoding ADP-forming succinate--CoA ligase subunit beta — protein MNLHEYQAKQLFAEYGLPVSQGFACDTPEEAAAAAEKIGGDMWVVKTQVHAGGRGKAGGVKLVKTIDEVKAFAANWLGKNLVTYQTDEKGQPVAKILVESCTDIANELYLGAVVDRASRKVVFMASTEGGVEIETVAEETPELIHKAEIDPLVGPQAYQARELGFKLGLNPTQMKQFVKIFMGLGNMFNDFDFALLEINPLVITDEGNLHCLDGKIGIDGNALYRQPKIREMHDPSQEDAREAHAASFELNYVALDGNVGCMVNGAGLAMGTMDIVNLHGGKPANFLDVGGGATKERVSEAFKIILSDDNVKAVLVNIFGGIVRCDMIAEGIIGAVKEVGVTVPVVVRLEGTNAELGREVLAKSDLNIIAAESLTDAAEKVVAAAEGK, from the coding sequence ATGAATTTGCATGAGTATCAGGCAAAACAACTTTTTGCCGAATATGGTTTACCAGTTTCTCAAGGTTTCGCTTGCGATACACCTGAAGAAGCTGCAGCAGCTGCTGAAAAAATTGGCGGCGATATGTGGGTTGTTAAAACTCAGGTTCACGCAGGTGGACGTGGTAAAGCTGGCGGTGTAAAGCTAGTTAAAACTATCGACGAAGTTAAAGCGTTTGCAGCTAACTGGTTAGGTAAAAACCTAGTTACTTACCAAACAGACGAGAAAGGCCAGCCAGTTGCTAAAATTTTAGTAGAAAGCTGTACAGACATCGCTAACGAACTGTACCTAGGTGCTGTTGTTGACCGTGCTTCTCGTAAAGTTGTGTTCATGGCGTCTACTGAAGGCGGCGTTGAAATTGAAACGGTTGCTGAAGAAACACCAGAACTTATCCACAAAGCTGAGATTGATCCTTTAGTAGGTCCTCAAGCTTACCAAGCTCGTGAGCTTGGTTTTAAATTGGGTCTTAACCCTACACAAATGAAGCAGTTCGTTAAGATCTTTATGGGTCTTGGCAACATGTTCAACGATTTCGATTTCGCATTACTTGAAATCAACCCACTAGTAATCACAGATGAAGGTAACCTTCACTGTCTAGATGGTAAAATCGGTATCGATGGTAATGCACTTTACCGTCAACCTAAAATCCGTGAAATGCACGATCCATCTCAAGAAGATGCACGTGAAGCTCACGCAGCAAGCTTCGAGCTTAACTACGTAGCCCTAGATGGTAACGTAGGTTGTATGGTTAACGGTGCAGGCCTAGCAATGGGTACTATGGACATCGTAAACCTACACGGTGGCAAGCCAGCTAACTTCCTAGATGTTGGTGGCGGCGCGACTAAAGAACGTGTTTCTGAAGCATTCAAAATCATCCTTTCAGATGACAACGTTAAAGCTGTTTTAGTTAACATCTTCGGCGGAATCGTTCGTTGTGACATGATTGCTGAAGGCATCATTGGCGCAGTTAAAGAAGTAGGTGTAACAGTTCCAGTAGTTGTACGTTTAGAAGGTACTAATGCTGAATTAGGCCGTGAAGTACTTGCTAAGTCTGATCTTAACATCATCGCTGCTGAATCATTAACAGACGCGGCTGAAAAAGTTGTTGCTGCTGCGGAGGGCAAATAA